CCATCAGATCTCGTACAGTCTTGTAGTCGGGCCCGGTAATGGTCTTACCACAGTAGGGACACACAGCCTTGTGCCTCACAGCTTCTCACCAAGAGCAATTGATACAGTTATATCTGAACTATATCTAGGTTTGTAGTACGATTTATGGTAGTGCACCCGGCTTGCACGGGCTCCCGGCTTCTGGAGGAAGGTGGCCCGGGCCCAGGCTCCCCGGGAGAAGCCCTAGGCTGTAGCCCAGGCGTGTGTGCACCCGACCACGTGGAGGCCAGAACTAGCTATAGTGTGTGTCTAGGAGCCCCGGGCCTCCAGGTGTGCCTCAGTACGGGCGCCAAACGTGCGGTCCTACTAGTGCTTGTAGCAGTCGGCGCAATATTTATAAGCTTCCTGGCATCCAAATATATGGGTGCCCCGGTTTTCATAGATCCGATTCTAGTAGCCCTTAAGCTCGGCATCGAGATAGAGGTGAGCTCCAAGGTGTGCGGCACTAGCAGCCCGGGGAGAGCCCCGGGGCGCCTAGGGCTCTCCGCACACTCCCCGGGCGGGTCGGGTTCACACCCAGGCCCGGGCCTAGGCCGGGAACACGTGGAGGTCCCAGGGAGAGTAGCACCCTCTATCATTAGGCCACACTTTAGCTAGACTGTGGCACAGCATTCTCCGATGTCGGGTTTGCACCCTTTCCAATGCAAACCGGGTGCAAGACCTCCGTCACCATGTTCTACTCGTGCAGACTTGTGGCGTAGACGTCACAGCCATTGATAATCTCTCTATCGGAGTTATCAATGGAGGCTATGTGTACGCCGTAGACACGCGTTCTATCTCTACTGGTTCAAATACCGAGTCATAGTGTCTACATAGTCCTCATGGATCACTGATATACTTGAATGATCCATGGAGCTGCCGTCGCCGCCTATATTGTGCCATGTGTAGCCGTGGCCCCGAGAACCGTCTCCCGGGCCGGGGAGAACACCGGGGACCCAGGGAATGGGGAGAGCTAGGGCCTCGAGGAGGCTCTGGAGGCTGGGTGCCGCTGGGCTGCTGCTGGCTGGCCTAGCGCTGCCGCTACTCGCCATAGCCGCTGGCGCCGTGGAGTACCACGACTCCGTGCTGGGGTATAGCGGGGAGGGGGAGCCTGTTGAGCCGCTCCAGAGGCTAGGCTACGCCTTCGCCACGATACTGGTCTTCATCGGCGGCATTGCCTACGCGCTGGGCCGCTCGGATATCGCGAAGAGCAGCTGGGCGTGGGCAGTAACGGTGGCAGTCATAGTGGCATGGGTTTCGAGCTATAGTAGCGGGCTGCCCGGCGCCGCCGGAGAGGCCATGGTGTTCTGTCCCCCGGGGCAGTTCTACAAGGACGTGCCCGCTACGGTTGTGGTGGCGAGGCCAGGCGCCGAGGTCAGTGCCACCATTGACTGGGGCGACGGGAGCACTAGCAGCTGTTCTGGCCAAGGCTACTGCGTGGCCAGCCACGCGTACAGCGGGGAAGGGCTCTACACGATACGGGTCTCCGGTACCGCTAGCGCCCAGTGCGGTGTCGAGGTAAGGAGCCTGGGGAGCCTGCTGGAGGAGGGGTTCTCGGGGCTAGAGGCGGACTGCGGCTGGAGCCCGACCTCGTGGCCGGGCTGCATCATGGTGAACGCCGCGAAGGCTGTTGGGAAGGCCTTCGCGCTGCTGAGCGACGCTGTGGTATGGTTCTTCGCCCACAGCGGCGCCGGCGGCGTCTTCGAGAAGGTCGGGCTGATGCTCGTCACCGTGCCTGAGTCGGCGCCGCCACTCCTCGACACCCATGTCTACGCGTTGTTCCTCCTAGGCTACGCTGTGGCGGGCCTCGCTCTCTGGAGAGCGTTCTGGGAGTTCGAGAAGGGGCTGTCATGGCTGGATGCTCTCCGGGACGTAGCGTTCGTGCTGCTGGCGCTCAGCCTCGCGCAGCCGGTGTACACGTGGGCCGCCAGGCTAGTCAATAGCATGAGCATAGCCATGGCGCAGCCGGGCGTGCTGATGGCGTGGATGGCTATGCTGCTGGCCGTCACGGCTCTCGCGGCTGCGCTCCCCGTGGGCGGGGCCGGGGGCCTAGCGGCTGCCGGGGCGCTGGGCTTCGCTGGCTTCATCCTAGTAGCGCTGCTGAAGTACCTGCTGCTGGAGGCCATGTACCTGCTGCTGCCCCTCGTGGCGGTGCTCTGGCTCTTCCCCGGCACAAGGAGCGTCGCCCGGAGCATGACAAACATAGTCGTGGCGCTCATGGCGTGGAACCTAGTCCTAGCCGCGATGGTAGGGCTCTCCGCCAGGGCCCTGGCAGAGCCGGCCAGCGCCTCGCCCCTAGAGGTCATAGGCTACGGGGTAGCTCTCCCCCTGGCAATGCTCGCCACAGGGCCCATGATAGGAGGCCTATTCGGCGCCCCACTCCCCGGGGCCGGCTTCTTCGCCGGCATGTGGGGCCGCGCCGCCGGCTTCGTGGCGACCAGGCTAGGAGTGGCGCCACCCCAGCCACGAGCAGCACTAATGGTGGCACCAGGAGCCGTGGTAGGCCACACCGAGTACCTCCGCCCACCGACGCCAGCGATGCCGGCGCCGGGCACAACAGTAGCAGCCGGCGGAGCCCCCATAGCCTACGGCACCGCGGGGCCACCATCGCCAGCTCCGGCAAGAACCGACTGGCTCCGGCCGGCAGCAGGCCCAGGCCAGGCATGGGCCGGGCCCGAGGCAGTGTCAGGCATGGTGAGGAGGGTAGAGGAGCTCGGTAAGGGGCATGTAGGGTATGAGGTCTCAGGCAGGGTGCCCGGGAGCCTCGAGCGCCGCTTCGCCGAGGAGGCGGCCCGGGATGCCGGCGCAGCGCTCGAGAAGCCGGGGCCGCGCGTTGAGGAGGTGCCACCAGCGACTAGGAGGATAAAGCAAGCAGCCAAGGAGGCGGCTCTTGGGCCTGTAAAGGCCGCAGCCAGGCCCCTGGCAAGAGAGTACAGGGCGATTAAGCAAGCAGTATCAGAGGTCGAGGGAGGCCGGGCAGCCAAGGCCGCCGCGCTAGGCGGCGCCGTCGCCGCCCGCCTCCACGCCTACATGTCCAATAGAGCAAGGCAGTTCATACGCGAGTTCTCAAGAGCGTTTGAGGCCCAGACCGGCATCATGGTGCCGACAAAACTCAAGCAGCTACAGTCCATCGAGTGGCAGCGCATCGAGGAGAGGATACGCACCGGAGCAGAAGCAGGCGCCATAGTCGGGCAAACTATGTACATGCGGATAAAGAAGCCCTTTGAGCGTTCGGAGCAGATAGTTAAGGCCTCTAGTGGGCGCAGCAGTGTCTACATGTACGGCTAAATCATGAGGCCTAGGGCGCGTAGTATTGCGAGGCCTATGAAGGCCCGCTGAGGTAGCTCGTCTAGCGCTTTTTTCGCCTCCTCCTTGCTTATCTCGCCCTTCTGCACAGCCTCAGCCAGGCCACGTCTCCATAGGTCGTCGGCGTAGCAGGCCGCGGCTGTTCTCGCTATGTCGTATGCTGTCCTGGTGCCATTGGCTAGCTCTAGGAGCATACATTCTAGGGCGCGAGCAAGGAAGCGGCGGCCATCGCGGGCCTCGATAAGGCAGCGGTATGGGGCAATGTTGTATTCATCGTAACCTGTCAGGGTAATGGGCTCGTCGAGCCAGCGAAAAGAGGCTAGGGGCCGCGGCTTCCATGTGTCAGCGTTAGTCTGTATCCAGTCAATGTCTAGTGGTGGGTGGCTGTGCATGTAGTCGTCGAGACCGCTGGGCAGTAACAGGTAGTCATTGTGGCGCTTGAAGGGGAAGTTCTTCATTGTGTCGCGGGCCACAATGTAGAGGTCATCGCCTATCTTGCGCCAAAATAACTTGATTTCACCCTTGGCGATACGTTCCTCGGCGGCCCTCCATGCCGGGCTCTTCTGCATTAGCTTGAGGCGCTCTCTTGCTTCGGGTGTCAAGTTCTTCTCCATTTCCTTGGCTTGTCGTTCTAGCTCCTTTGCAAGCTCTTCAGCAAAGCGTTCCTCCTCACTTTTCTTCTTGAAGAGCATGAGTGACTCACCTCTTGAATAGTGATAGTTGTCTCGCCTCTTCAATTTTATCTAGTGGTACCAGTATCATGGTCTCTGCTTTGCTTCGGCATGAGTCTTTGTCCTTCATGCACGCTTTCAGGTCCGTTGTGTCTATGCCCATCTTGTCTAGTATCTCTACGGCTTCCTGCTTCTCCTTGAGTAGCTCGTGCATTTTTTGGGAGGCGTAGTCTATGCAATAGTCGAGGTCTTTGGCGAGGGTCTCGTACTCGCAGCGCCGTGGATCTAGGCAGTACGACTTATACACGGGTAGTGGGCTTACTGCAAGGATTAGTCTTACCTTGGGCCTCCCGCTGTTCATGCCTACTCGGTAGGTGTAGAAGACCAGCGGGTCCGCTGCATGGCCCATGCAAGTGGTTTCGTACAGGTAGTAACCTGGTCTCCGATCTTTGAAGAGGAGCCTTGAGACCATAGCTTCAACACTTGCCGCCTCACCGAGCACATAGCCTTCCACATACTTGTTAACTAGGTGTTCTACGGCCTCGGCTGCCGAGTTGAGGCCTTCACGCTGGGCTATCTCTAGGAGCCTATCGAAGATCGGGGCCCTGACGCTCACGCTCCGATAACCACGCCTCTTGGTCTCGGACACAGAGTCTCACCCGTGTCGTCCTCTATACCTGCTTAGACCCGTATAAACTTACCTGCTAACACGTTAATGACGTAAAACCATAGCAAGATATATGTATAGTGATACCTAATAGCTTATTTAAGTCTAGAGGGCTAGCCGAGGTCAGCAATAGCACCCTTGGCTTGTCAGGGGGTGGACAGAGGTAGACGGGGGTCGAGAGGGGTATAGTGGCTCCTAGACCCCAGAAGGGGTATATAGGGGTATTACTGCTCCTGGAGCCTCGGGTTAGTATAGATGTGGCATAGTATAGGTGAGTTCGTCGAGCACGTCCTCGAAAGAGGTGCAAGGAAAGTCACTTGCTGGAAGAAGGGATCCGAGGGGTGCCGTGTCGCAAAGGTTAGCGTCGAGCCAAGTCTAGTAGGTGAACGGGTCTACGTATGGACTGAGAGCGAGGTAGAGGAGCTCCAGCGGAGGATTAAGAGCCTAGACTCTATGCGCCGGTTCTTCATATCGCTGATGAATACCGAGAAGGGGCGGAAAATGTTCACCATAGTCAGCGAGACGTGGAACCCCGTCACGGGGTGTGACCACAACTGTATCTACTGCTGGGCACGGCAGCTAGCGCTCACGAAGCTACGACGCGCCCCCCGCTACAGAGAGGGCTTCAGGCCCCGGCTCAACCCCGAGGAGTTCAGGAAGCGGTTCAAAGGCGGCGTAGTCTTCGTAAGCGATATGGGCGATCTATGGGGCGAGTGGGTCCCTGATGACTGGATCCGTCGTGTACTAAACCATATAAAGAGATTCCCTAATACATGGTTCCTCTTCCTGACCAAGAACCCGCAGCGCTACCACGACTTCCTGGACGAGATCCCGCCTAACGCGATACTAGGCGCCACTATCGAGACTAACCGGGACAGCTACTTCCAGGAAGGCCACAAGCCAAGGATGTCCTCGGCTCCACTGCCTAGCCGCCGCTACAGGGCTATGAAAGAGCTAGACTGGCCTCTCAAGTTCATCTCTATAGAGCCGATCCTAGACTTTGACCTGGACGTGTTCACCAGGTGGATCGAGGAGATAAACCCGTTCATGGTCTACATAGGCTACGACAACTACAGCCACAGGCTCCCAGAACCCCCGCTAGCTAAGACACGAGAACTTATAAAGCGGCTAGAAGACTTCACACTCGTTATACGGAAAACGATTCGCCCAGCATGGAACGAGACACTCAACAAGTACACAAGCGGGGTGAAAGAAACTGGGCAAGCAAGGGAGTCAAAGAAAACAGCAGAGGCAGAACAAGCAGCAGCCGTATGAGAGGTTTACACACTACCTAGGTGTAATGCACAAAAAGGCGCTAGAACTTATGGACAGCCTTCCTGAGAACCAGAAGAACCAGGTCCAAGTCTTCTTTGACAAATACTATCCTACAAAGGAGCAACACTATTGGAGCGTCACAAAGCTCTTTGCTCACGCCATGTATATACCTATGTTTCTGCAAATAGGGCTCCATAATGTTGCTAAGGGCAAGTTCTCAAAGCTAGTATACATAGATACGCATTCCGGTCCAGGGCTAGCTAAGATAGGGGGCGATGAACGAGACATAGTCCTAGGGTCAGCTCTCCTAGCTCTACACTGGCCCCGTGTAGTCGCGAGCCAGGTGCCTCAGTTCAAGAACATAGCTAGGGGATTTGACGAACTCCACTTTATTGAGCTAAGCTGGCGCAATACGAACATACTGCGTAAGTTCGTTAACAGCTTTACACATGTAAAGGTATATACTGACGACGCTAATCGGAGTCTACCTCGCATACCCGTGGATGAAAGAGCATTGGTGTATCTCTTTGTCGACCCGTATGGCGAGCTTGATTCGCAACTTAGTTACGACGCGCTAAGCAGCTTCGTTGCCCGCCATAGGGCCGACATAATGATGAGCGTGTTTGCCTCTCATCTTGCCCGCGGATTCTCCAGCATATCAAGGATAGACCTGCTAAAGGAAAGAGTTGAGCGTATCTTTGGGCCAGGGTTCTGTACAAGTACGTGCCCTGGGGCACAGCTTCTTTGCAGTATTGGCGCAGCTACACGCGATGCCGTGCTTGAAGCCTTCAAATGCTTGCTAAGGAAGCTGGGTTATCAGAAGGTAGTTGACATTCCGGTCCGCTTTGAGAAGGGCATTCTCTACTACATGGTATTAGCTACAAAAGGGTCTGGAGGCTGGATAGACGGCTACATAGATTACATTAGTAACAAAGCGCCAAAAGACTATGAGACGCTGAAAAAGCTCTGGCTACGTGCAACCGGTAGACTTGTTGGCCTCGATAACTTCTTCTAGCCTATACTGAGCCTTGCTACGAGTCTCTCAATCTCCTAGCGCTATTTCGTTGATTTAATCTTCTGCCTTACTTTACTCCCGTTTCCATATTCCCTCCATTAGGGCATGAGCTTTCCTTCCACTCCCCTTTGCGGAACCGTTATGACAACACGTCAAGCAGCTCGGTGTTAGCGTGGAAGACTTGGGCTCATCGGCGGCGTTGTGGAACAAGTATAACCGGCCCTCGCGGAGCCGCTCCGTGGTTTCTGTCCCGGTAATTACTCCTCTCCTCTTCGTACAACTCCTCTGGCTCTATCCGTCTATGCTGGGATCCAGCAGTATGAGAAGCCTCGTGGCTGTGGCTTGTCACTGCTCCCGGGCCTCCTTTCTCTCCTCGACCTTGTTGAGCATCTCCAGTATTGGCTCGCGTAGCCTCTTGTTCATCACCCATACCCGTTTCCGTGTCCATCCGTAGTAGTGTTGCTCGACGAGGGGCGGGAGGTCTCCCCGCTGCTTGGAGAGCCTCCGAAGCCAGCTCACGGCCGCCACGTAGTTGTCGTCGCCGACTATCTCCGCGACGCGGCGTGTAGAGACCTTGTTGCCCTCGGCTAGGTAGCGTAGGAGTCTCCTCTTCCACTCGGGTAGCTCCCGGAGCCACTCCTCCACCTCGACTCGGTCTAGGATGGATTCTCTCCGCCTGGGCACGGCCCAGCCGCCTCCAGGACTAGTAGCCGGGCCGGGAGAAGGCCGGAAACGCATGGAGACGCGGCAGAGCGCCCCATGCGTGTCAGGTCGCTTCTATGCGCAGTAGAGCGGCCTAGCGAACTCCTGGGGGCTGCAGGGCTGCTCCAGGAGGCCTCCGGGGGCCCCTCGGGCCAGAAGCGGCCCCTAGGGACCTAGGCAGGTGCTAGGGAGTGCTAGGCGGCGCCTGGAGACCTGAGAGAGCCTGGAGGAGCCTCGGGAGGCCTCGAGAGCTGCTAAGAGCTGCTAGGAGAAACACGGGGCCCGGGAAGCTGCTAGGCGGCCACAAGGGCTGCTAGCCGGTGCTAGGCGGCGCGGCGCGACCCTTCATTCTCTATACCCAGATTCGGCTTGCTCCGCGGGTTGCGTAGACGCGTCCGGTGCGGGTTTTCTTTAGCCTGTAGCCGCGGGCTCGTAGCTCGAGTGCTTTCCTGGCTTTGGGTTCTGGGAGGCATACTTCCTCGTGTTCTGGGGTGTCTAGTTTGACCCAGTAGCAGTTCTGGTCTGGGTCGTATTCGGGTTGCTGTGGGGTTTGCTGGGTCTGGGTGTCTGGTGTCTCGGGTTTCTCTCCCCGTGTCTCTGCTGGCGCCTCCTCCCGGAGTTCCGGTGCCTCCCCGTGCTCGTGTGCCTGCTCGGTCTCTGGCTCGGGCTCTGTGATCTCTCCGTGCTGCTGGTTGGCCTGGGCTAGTTGTTCTAGGA
The window above is part of the Pyrodictium abyssi genome. Proteins encoded here:
- a CDS encoding DUF5131 family protein, with amino-acid sequence MWHSIGEFVEHVLERGARKVTCWKKGSEGCRVAKVSVEPSLVGERVYVWTESEVEELQRRIKSLDSMRRFFISLMNTEKGRKMFTIVSETWNPVTGCDHNCIYCWARQLALTKLRRAPRYREGFRPRLNPEEFRKRFKGGVVFVSDMGDLWGEWVPDDWIRRVLNHIKRFPNTWFLFLTKNPQRYHDFLDEIPPNAILGATIETNRDSYFQEGHKPRMSSAPLPSRRYRAMKELDWPLKFISIEPILDFDLDVFTRWIEEINPFMVYIGYDNYSHRLPEPPLAKTRELIKRLEDFTLVIRKTIRPAWNETLNKYTSGVKETGQARESKKTAEAEQAAAV
- the tcmP gene encoding three-Cys-motif partner protein TcmP; this translates as MDSLPENQKNQVQVFFDKYYPTKEQHYWSVTKLFAHAMYIPMFLQIGLHNVAKGKFSKLVYIDTHSGPGLAKIGGDERDIVLGSALLALHWPRVVASQVPQFKNIARGFDELHFIELSWRNTNILRKFVNSFTHVKVYTDDANRSLPRIPVDERALVYLFVDPYGELDSQLSYDALSSFVARHRADIMMSVFASHLARGFSSISRIDLLKERVERIFGPGFCTSTCPGAQLLCSIGAATRDAVLEAFKCLLRKLGYQKVVDIPVRFEKGILYYMVLATKGSGGWIDGYIDYISNKAPKDYETLKKLWLRATGRLVGLDNFF